CGATCACGACGTACTGCCCTTGCTGCAGCTCGGTGGCCGAAACCTCGTGCTCGTGCAGCGTCGCCGGGTCGGCGCCGGGAGACCAGTCGTCGAGCACCCGCGCGACCGTCGTCGTCTTTGCCCGCCGCAGGGTCTCGGCCTGAGCCTTCCCCCGACCTTCGGCCACTGCCTCGGCGAGGTTCGCGAACAGCACCGTGAGCCAGAGCCAGACAGTGGTGATGATCGCGAACGAGGTGTGGTCGCGGATCGCGAGCCAGGTCGTCCAGACCGAGCCGATCTCGACGATGAACATGACCGGGTTCTTGTAGAGCGTTGCCGGGTTCAGCTTCCGGAACGCATCGGGGGTCGAGGTCCACAGCATCTTCGGGTCGAGCAGGCCGCCCTGGACCCGCCGCGGGCCGTCGTCGTGCGGAGCACGCGGCATCGGTGCGTCAAACGTTGCGGCAGTCATCTCAGTGCAGGCCTTCCGCGAGCGGCCCGAGCGCAAGGGCCGGCAGGTAGGTGAGGGCGACCACGATCAACGCGACGCCGGTGACCATGGCGATGAACAGCGTGCGGTGCGTCGGCAAGGTGCCTTCGGAGATCGGAACCTCCTGCTGTTTGGCCAGCGAGCCACCCAGGCCGAGGATGAAGATCATCGGGATGAAGCGGGCTCCCAGCATCGTGAGGCCGAGCGCGGTGTTGTACCAGGCGGTGTTGACGTCGATACCGGCGAACGCGGACCCGTTGTTGTTCGCCGCCGAGGTGAACGCATATAGCACCTCGGAGAAGCCATGCGCGCCGTAGTTGAGCATGTCGGCGCGTTCGCCGGGTAACGCCATCGCCAGCCCGGCGCCGACCAGCACGAACATCGGTGTCGTCAGGAAGTACAGCGAGGCGAACTTCATCTCGCGCGCGCCGATCTTCTTCTTGATGTACTCCGGTGTTCGCCCGACCATCAACCCGCCGATGAAGACGGTGATGACGGCCAGCACCAGGATTCCGTAGAGCCCCGATCCGGTGCCGCCCGGGGCGATCTCACCGAGCTGCATGTCCAGCAGCGCGACCGCGCCGCCAAGGCTCGTGTAGGAGTCGTGGAAGGAGTCGACCGCACCGGTTGATGTCAGCGTCGTCGACGATGCAAACGTCGCCGAGTCGGGAATGCCGAAGCGAACCTCTGTCCCCTCGGACGCAGCGCCGACGGAGGTCGGAACGGTGCCGTGGTGGATGCCCTGGAAGACGTTCATCGCGCAGACGCTGCCGATCCACAGCACCGCCATCACGGCGACGATCGCGTAGCCCTGGCGGTTGTCCTTCACCATCCGCCCGAACGTGCGCGGCAGCGAGAACCCGATCACCAGCAGCGCGTAGATCTGCAGCCAGTTCGTCCACGACGTCGGGTTCTCGAACGGGTGGGACGAGTTGGCGTTGTAGAAGCCACCGCCGTTGGTG
This genomic interval from Mycobacteriales bacterium contains the following:
- the kdpA gene encoding potassium-transporting ATPase subunit KdpA, with the protein product TTNTNWQSYSGESSLGYTAQMAGLAVQNFVSAAVGIVVAIALVRGFARQKTDQLGNFWVDLVRTCVRILLPMSFVLAILFIAGGAIENFHALHTYRTVAGGSQTLTGGPVASQEAIKQLGTNGGGFYNANSSHPFENPTSWTNWLQIYALLVIGFSLPRTFGRMVKDNRQGYAIVAVMAVLWIGSVCAMNVFQGIHHGTVPTSVGAASEGTEVRFGIPDSATFASSTTLTSTGAVDSFHDSYTSLGGAVALLDMQLGEIAPGGTGSGLYGILVLAVITVFIGGLMVGRTPEYIKKKIGAREMKFASLYFLTTPMFVLVGAGLAMALPGERADMLNYGAHGFSEVLYAFTSAANNNGSAFAGIDVNTAWYNTALGLTMLGARFIPMIFILGLGGSLAKQQEVPISEGTLPTHRTLFIAMVTGVALIVVALTYLPALALGPLAEGLH